From Cellulosimicrobium sp. ES-005, one genomic window encodes:
- a CDS encoding ROK family protein, translating to MEELLKFAPRPTGAGDMFQLLRDGQPRTRADLAAITGQARSTIAARIDLLMSAGLIAPAGEASSTGGRPPVTFAFSPEARIVLAVDLGATHARLAVTDLASNVLAETDAALAIADGPDVVLSWVADTGEKLVATTGRSLDDLVSVGVGLPGPVEHSSGRPINPPIMPAWDDVDVAGILQKRFNASVLVDNDVNIMALGEHRTAWPAVTDMLFVKVATGIGSGIIADGELRRGAQGAAGDIGHVAVPSAADVPCRCGNVGCLEAVASGQAVAAALAAAGLDATNSADVVTLVRGGDLTASQAVRQAGRDIGSVLAACVSLLNPSLIVIGGIVAEAGEHLIAGIREIVYQRSLPLATQHLRIVTSQARGQAGVLGASAMAVDHVLSPAAIDALIA from the coding sequence ATGGAGGAACTGCTGAAGTTCGCGCCGCGCCCGACCGGCGCCGGCGACATGTTCCAGCTGCTCCGGGACGGTCAGCCGCGCACGCGCGCGGACCTCGCAGCGATCACGGGGCAGGCGCGATCCACCATCGCCGCCCGGATCGACCTCCTCATGTCGGCGGGCCTCATCGCCCCCGCGGGAGAGGCGAGCTCGACCGGCGGGCGACCGCCCGTGACCTTCGCCTTCAGCCCTGAGGCGCGCATCGTGCTCGCCGTCGACCTCGGTGCGACGCACGCCCGCCTCGCCGTGACGGACCTCGCGTCCAACGTGCTCGCCGAGACCGACGCCGCGCTCGCGATCGCGGACGGCCCCGACGTGGTGCTGTCGTGGGTCGCGGACACGGGCGAGAAGCTCGTCGCGACGACCGGGCGGAGCCTCGACGACCTCGTGAGCGTCGGCGTCGGCCTGCCCGGGCCCGTCGAGCACTCGTCCGGTCGGCCCATCAACCCGCCGATCATGCCCGCGTGGGACGACGTCGACGTCGCCGGCATCCTGCAGAAGCGGTTCAACGCGTCGGTCCTCGTGGACAACGACGTGAACATCATGGCGCTCGGCGAGCACCGCACCGCCTGGCCCGCCGTGACCGACATGCTGTTCGTCAAGGTCGCCACCGGCATCGGGTCCGGCATCATCGCCGACGGCGAGCTGCGGCGCGGCGCGCAGGGCGCCGCCGGGGACATCGGCCACGTCGCCGTCCCGAGCGCGGCCGACGTCCCGTGCCGCTGCGGGAACGTCGGGTGCCTCGAGGCCGTCGCGAGCGGACAGGCGGTCGCCGCCGCGCTCGCCGCCGCGGGCCTCGACGCGACGAACAGCGCCGACGTCGTCACCCTCGTCCGTGGCGGGGACCTCACCGCGAGCCAGGCCGTCCGCCAGGCGGGACGCGACATCGGCTCGGTGCTCGCGGCGTGCGTGAGCCTCCTCAACCCGTCGCTCATCGTCATCGGCGGCATCGTCGCCGAGGCCGGCGAGCACCTGATCGCGGGCATCCGCGAGATCGTGTACCAGCGGTCGCTCCCCCTCGCGACGCAGCACCTGCGTATCGTCACGTCGCAGGCGCGTGGCCAGGCCGGCGTGCTCGGTGCGAGCGCCATGGCCGTGGATCACGTACTCTCGCCCGCAGCGATCGACGCGCTCATCGCCTGA
- a CDS encoding response regulator transcription factor, with amino-acid sequence MTAPVPGVDGSGAATLPPVRVVVVDDQSTIRLGLRMILDNEPDVTVVGEAGDGETAVTMARALRPDVVLMDVRMPRLDGIEATARIVADPDLADVRTLVLTTFDDDEYVYGALRAGASGFLLKDADPQTLVDAVHRVRAGDSLLDPAVTGRIISTYVELARLAPLGHDADGNAADGSGEPGTGLGAATPREREVLLAVARGLSNREIGAELHLTEATVKSHVRSLLTKVGLTNRVQLVILAYEAGIVRPGRDGHPASTS; translated from the coding sequence GTGACCGCCCCGGTGCCGGGCGTCGACGGGAGCGGGGCCGCCACGCTCCCGCCGGTCCGCGTCGTCGTCGTCGACGACCAGTCCACGATCCGCCTGGGCCTGCGCATGATCCTCGACAACGAGCCCGACGTGACCGTCGTCGGCGAGGCCGGGGACGGCGAGACCGCGGTGACGATGGCACGCGCGCTGCGACCCGACGTCGTGCTCATGGACGTGCGCATGCCGCGGCTCGACGGCATCGAGGCGACCGCGCGAATCGTCGCCGACCCCGACCTCGCCGACGTGCGCACGCTCGTCCTGACGACCTTCGACGACGACGAGTACGTGTACGGCGCGCTGCGCGCCGGGGCGTCCGGGTTCCTCCTGAAGGACGCGGACCCGCAGACGCTCGTCGACGCCGTGCACCGCGTCCGCGCGGGCGACTCGCTGCTCGACCCGGCCGTCACCGGACGCATCATCTCGACGTACGTCGAGCTCGCGCGGCTCGCGCCGCTCGGGCACGACGCCGACGGGAACGCCGCCGACGGGAGCGGCGAGCCCGGGACCGGGCTGGGCGCGGCCACCCCGCGCGAGCGCGAGGTGCTGCTCGCCGTCGCGCGCGGGCTGTCGAACCGCGAGATCGGCGCCGAGCTGCACCTCACCGAGGCGACGGTGAAGAGCCACGTGCGCTCGCTGCTCACGAAGGTCGGCCTGACCAACCGCGTGCAGCTCGTCATCCTCGCCTACGAGGCAGGCATCGTCCGTCCGGGACGCGACGGTCATCCCGCGTCGACGAGCTGA
- a CDS encoding histidine kinase yields the protein MHRLTRLPVWAQDLGTALAAGLVWFGVITVMENGDYWYPRHPESYRVAGLWIVLTLALRRVVPGPLFWATAMLYPLALPWPMQTPFELLPLLVAGFAATRSGAVPWALAGLAGGLSAYATQLWDRPHLTFPPVPFSPRWIGLAQSPSDVLLALALVLGAVAAGYFFRRLALTSERLRERNAELQALQAELAERAVLAERTRIARELHDVVAHHMSAIVVRAQAADRVAANRPEAPAEAVRWISDEGKQALTAMRSVVQVLRRGTETDGGTAALAPTPDGARAPDELRAAARRLRDAGRDVDLTLPRPWPTTSAESGLAVVRIVQEALTNVLLHSLAPEVAVAVADDGADLRLRVHDPGPPLPSTAGRQGHGLTSMRERALAAGGALAAGPDGRGGWTVEARIPREPA from the coding sequence GTGCACCGGCTCACCCGTCTGCCCGTGTGGGCGCAGGACCTCGGGACCGCGCTCGCCGCGGGCCTCGTGTGGTTCGGTGTCATCACCGTGATGGAGAACGGGGACTACTGGTACCCCCGCCACCCCGAGTCGTACCGCGTGGCGGGGCTGTGGATCGTCCTGACCCTCGCCCTGCGCCGGGTCGTGCCGGGGCCGCTCTTCTGGGCGACGGCGATGCTCTATCCCCTCGCCCTGCCGTGGCCGATGCAGACGCCGTTCGAGCTCCTCCCGCTCCTCGTCGCGGGGTTCGCCGCGACCCGCTCGGGCGCCGTCCCGTGGGCGCTCGCCGGCCTCGCGGGCGGGCTCTCCGCCTACGCGACGCAGCTCTGGGATCGCCCCCACCTGACGTTCCCCCCGGTGCCCTTCTCCCCACGATGGATCGGGCTCGCCCAGTCGCCGTCGGACGTGCTGCTCGCCCTCGCGCTCGTCCTGGGCGCGGTCGCGGCCGGCTACTTCTTCCGTCGCCTCGCGCTGACGTCCGAGCGGCTGCGCGAGCGCAACGCCGAGCTCCAGGCCCTCCAGGCGGAGCTCGCCGAGCGCGCCGTGCTCGCCGAGCGGACGCGCATCGCGCGCGAGCTGCACGACGTCGTCGCGCACCACATGTCCGCGATCGTGGTCCGGGCGCAGGCCGCCGACCGCGTCGCGGCCAACAGACCCGAGGCCCCGGCCGAGGCGGTGCGCTGGATCAGCGACGAGGGCAAGCAGGCGCTGACCGCGATGCGCTCGGTCGTGCAGGTGCTGCGCCGCGGGACCGAGACCGACGGCGGGACGGCGGCCCTCGCACCGACGCCGGACGGCGCCCGCGCGCCCGACGAACTGCGCGCGGCCGCCAGGCGGCTGCGCGACGCGGGCCGCGACGTCGACCTCACGCTCCCCCGTCCGTGGCCGACGACGAGCGCCGAGTCCGGGCTCGCCGTCGTCCGCATCGTCCAGGAGGCCCTGACCAACGTGCTGCTCCACTCGCTCGCCCCCGAGGTCGCCGTGGCCGTGGCCGACGACGGCGCCGACCTGCGCCTGCGCGTCCACGACCCGGGTCCGCCCCTCCCGAGCACCGCGGGACGCCAGGGGCACGGCCTGACCTCCATGCGCGAGCGCGCGCTCGCGGCCGGGGGCGCACTGGCCGCCGGCCCGGACGGGCGCGGCGGATGGACCGTCGAGGCACGCATCCCCCGGGAGCCGGCGTGA
- a CDS encoding ThuA domain-containing protein yields the protein MTERDRRALVVRGGWPGHAPEEAAELFVPFLEASGYDVTLEGSLESYADEEFMASLDLVVQCWTMGEILPDEMRGLRTAIANGTGFAGWHGGIVDSFRLATDYLQMVGGQFAAHAHDLIDHTIDIAPEHADHPIVAGIDSISLHSEQYWVLADSYNEVLATTTIVPRDGDPWHEPVVSPAVWTRRWGAGRIFVCAAGHQLADLEVPPVRTIVERGILWASR from the coding sequence ATGACCGAGCGGGACCGTCGAGCGCTCGTGGTCCGGGGCGGTTGGCCCGGGCACGCACCCGAGGAGGCGGCGGAGCTGTTCGTCCCGTTCCTGGAGGCGTCCGGGTACGACGTGACGCTCGAGGGATCGTTGGAGTCGTACGCCGACGAGGAGTTCATGGCGAGCCTGGACCTCGTCGTGCAGTGCTGGACGATGGGCGAGATCCTGCCCGACGAGATGCGTGGGCTGCGCACCGCGATCGCGAACGGTACCGGGTTCGCCGGCTGGCACGGCGGGATCGTGGACTCGTTCCGCCTCGCGACCGACTACCTGCAGATGGTGGGCGGGCAGTTCGCCGCGCACGCGCACGACCTCATCGACCACACGATCGACATCGCGCCGGAGCACGCGGACCACCCGATCGTCGCGGGCATCGACTCGATCTCGCTGCACTCCGAGCAGTACTGGGTGCTCGCCGACTCGTACAACGAGGTCCTCGCGACGACGACCATCGTCCCGCGCGACGGCGACCCGTGGCACGAGCCGGTCGTCTCCCCCGCCGTGTGGACGCGCCGCTGGGGTGCCGGCCGCATCTTCGTGTGCGCAGCCGGCCACCAGCTCGCCGACCTCGAGGTCCCGCCCGTCCGCACCATCGTGGAGCGCGGCATCCTCTGGGCGAGCCGCTGA
- the ligA gene encoding NAD-dependent DNA ligase LigA codes for MTDEEVPAATSAAELDEAAAQRRWAELVAQVEADQRAYYEEDQPVSSDAEYDARMHELQALEAAHPALQSPESPTQRVGGRAAAGFATVQHLEPMLSLDNAFSEEDLAAWAARVHRDLGVAEDAAVDYLCEVKIDGLAIALLYEKGRLVRAATRGDGRTGEDVSANVRTIESIPQRLGGDPATHPDVIEIRGEVFMGVADFAALNEKLVAAGQDPYANPRNTAAGSLRQKDPAVTASRNLRMYAHGVGALQWEAGEHAELARQSDAYALFAQWGVPVSPHNRVVHGLDEVMERIAYFGEHRHDIEHELDGIVVKVDELALQRRLGATSRAPRWAIAYKYPPEEVNTRLLAIQVGVGRTGRATPYAVMEPVKVAGSTVRQATLHNQDVVRAKGVRIGDMVVLRKAGDVIPEILGPVAALADDGYPREDFFMPADCPECGTPLRPMKEGDVDLRCPNAESCPAQVRGRVEHIGSRGGLDVEALGEVTAAALTQPYEPAEPPLRTEKNLFGLTVEQLAPIKVVVRDPETGLPRPYEGVGESGEVPMSDGSVLLAKVVRPFQKVAARTYPPGFEDATPAERRAAGVRKDYPVYGPSSTAQTLVDELRLARTKDLWRILVSLNIRHVGPVAARALADWFGSLDAIEEAIRDGGREALAAVEGVGPVIADEVIAWLEVGWHQEIVDQWKRDGVRFSIPGHPGPGARQAPTGPLAGLTVVVTGSLEGFSRDGAKEAVIAAGGKSSGSVSKKTDYVVVGANAGSKETKARDLGLPILDEEGFVALLAGGPDAVADRVGGDASGAGDEAGSGADG; via the coding sequence GTGACGGACGAGGAGGTCCCCGCGGCCACGTCCGCCGCCGAGCTCGACGAGGCCGCCGCGCAGCGACGCTGGGCCGAGCTCGTCGCGCAGGTCGAGGCCGACCAGCGCGCGTACTACGAGGAGGACCAGCCCGTCTCCTCGGACGCCGAGTACGACGCCCGGATGCACGAGCTCCAGGCGCTCGAGGCCGCGCACCCCGCCCTCCAGTCGCCCGAGTCGCCCACCCAGCGCGTCGGGGGCCGCGCCGCGGCGGGCTTCGCGACGGTCCAGCACCTCGAGCCGATGCTGTCGCTCGACAACGCGTTCAGCGAGGAGGACCTCGCCGCGTGGGCGGCGCGCGTGCACCGCGACCTCGGCGTCGCGGAGGACGCGGCGGTCGACTACCTGTGCGAGGTGAAGATCGACGGCCTCGCCATCGCGCTGCTCTACGAGAAGGGCCGGCTCGTCCGGGCGGCCACGCGCGGGGACGGGCGCACGGGCGAGGACGTGTCCGCCAACGTGCGGACGATCGAGAGCATCCCGCAGCGCCTCGGCGGCGACCCGGCGACCCACCCCGACGTCATCGAGATCCGCGGCGAGGTCTTCATGGGCGTCGCGGACTTCGCCGCGCTCAACGAGAAGCTCGTCGCCGCCGGGCAGGACCCGTACGCCAACCCGCGCAACACCGCGGCCGGGTCGCTGCGGCAGAAGGACCCCGCCGTCACGGCGAGCCGCAACCTGCGGATGTACGCGCACGGGGTGGGCGCCCTGCAGTGGGAGGCGGGCGAGCACGCCGAGCTCGCGCGCCAGTCCGACGCGTACGCGCTGTTCGCGCAGTGGGGCGTGCCCGTCTCGCCGCACAACCGGGTGGTGCACGGGCTCGACGAGGTGATGGAGCGCATCGCGTACTTCGGGGAGCACCGCCACGACATCGAGCACGAGCTCGACGGGATCGTCGTCAAGGTCGACGAGCTCGCCCTCCAGCGCCGGCTCGGCGCCACGAGCCGCGCGCCCCGGTGGGCCATCGCCTACAAGTACCCGCCCGAGGAGGTCAACACGCGTCTGCTCGCGATCCAGGTCGGCGTGGGCCGCACGGGCCGCGCGACCCCCTACGCGGTCATGGAGCCGGTGAAGGTCGCCGGCAGCACCGTGCGCCAGGCGACCCTCCACAACCAGGACGTCGTCCGGGCCAAGGGCGTGCGCATCGGCGACATGGTCGTGCTGCGCAAGGCCGGCGACGTCATCCCGGAGATCCTCGGTCCCGTCGCGGCGCTCGCGGACGACGGCTACCCGCGCGAGGACTTCTTCATGCCCGCCGACTGCCCGGAGTGCGGCACGCCGCTGCGCCCCATGAAGGAGGGCGACGTCGACCTGCGCTGCCCCAACGCCGAGTCGTGCCCGGCCCAGGTGCGAGGCCGCGTCGAGCACATCGGCTCGCGCGGCGGCCTCGACGTCGAGGCGCTCGGCGAGGTCACCGCCGCCGCGCTCACCCAGCCCTACGAGCCGGCCGAGCCCCCGCTGCGCACCGAGAAGAACCTCTTCGGCCTCACGGTCGAGCAGCTCGCGCCGATCAAGGTCGTCGTGCGCGACCCGGAGACCGGCCTGCCCCGGCCGTACGAGGGCGTGGGGGAGTCGGGAGAGGTCCCGATGTCCGACGGCTCGGTGCTGCTCGCCAAGGTCGTCCGACCCTTCCAGAAGGTCGCCGCGCGCACCTACCCGCCGGGGTTCGAGGACGCGACGCCGGCCGAGCGCCGGGCTGCGGGCGTCCGCAAGGACTACCCGGTGTACGGGCCGTCGAGCACGGCGCAGACCCTCGTCGACGAGCTGCGGCTCGCGAGGACCAAGGACCTGTGGCGCATCCTCGTGAGCCTCAACATCCGGCACGTCGGCCCCGTCGCGGCGCGCGCGCTCGCGGACTGGTTCGGGTCCCTGGACGCCATCGAGGAGGCGATCCGCGACGGGGGCCGCGAGGCGCTCGCGGCGGTCGAGGGCGTCGGGCCCGTCATCGCCGACGAGGTGATCGCCTGGCTCGAGGTCGGTTGGCACCAGGAGATCGTCGACCAGTGGAAGCGGGACGGGGTGCGGTTCTCCATCCCGGGGCATCCCGGTCCGGGCGCCCGGCAGGCACCCACCGGACCGCTCGCGGGACTCACCGTCGTCGTCACGGGGTCGCTCGAGGGCTTCAGCCGCGACGGCGCCAAGGAGGCGGTGATCGCGGCGGGCGGCAAGTCGTCGGGGTCGGTCTCGAAGAAGACCGACTACGTCGTCGTCGGTGCGAACGCGGGCTCGAAGGAGACCAAGGCCCGCGACCTCGGCCTGCCGATCCTCGACGAGGAGGGCTTCGTCGCGCTGCTCGCCGGCGGGCCGGACGCCGTCGCCGACCGCGTCGGAGGCGACGCGTCCGGCGCGGGCGACGAGGCAGGTTCCGGCGCGGACGGCTGA
- a CDS encoding M15 family metallopeptidase gives MTTTPLRPARHVPGRPGPRRVARTVAGVLAVGALGAAGALTYLTVTRDGGGAAVADPSPSLRPQAATRLDPELERRFDAARAAADADGVELTLTSGWRTAAEQQELVDAALERYGSAEEAHRWVLPPESSEHVAGLAIDVGPTDGALWLEQHGAEFGLCRTYANELWHFEAATEPGGTCPPMHDDASHGWG, from the coding sequence ATGACCACGACACCGCTTCGCCCCGCCCGCCACGTCCCCGGCCGTCCCGGTCCCCGTCGCGTCGCCCGCACCGTGGCCGGCGTCCTCGCCGTCGGGGCGCTCGGTGCGGCGGGGGCCCTCACGTACCTCACCGTGACGCGCGACGGCGGTGGCGCCGCCGTGGCCGACCCCTCGCCGTCGCTGCGCCCGCAGGCCGCGACCCGGCTCGACCCGGAGCTGGAGCGCCGCTTCGACGCGGCACGCGCCGCCGCGGACGCCGACGGCGTCGAGCTCACCCTGACGTCCGGGTGGCGCACGGCGGCCGAGCAGCAGGAGCTCGTGGACGCGGCGCTGGAGCGCTACGGCTCGGCCGAGGAGGCGCACCGCTGGGTGCTGCCGCCCGAGTCGTCCGAGCACGTCGCGGGGCTCGCGATCGACGTCGGGCCGACGGACGGCGCGCTGTGGCTCGAGCAGCACGGGGCCGAGTTCGGGCTGTGCCGCACGTACGCGAACGAGCTGTGGCACTTCGAGGCCGCGACCGAGCCCGGCGGCACGTGCCCGCCGATGCACGACGACGCGTCCCACGGTTGGGGGTGA
- the adhE gene encoding bifunctional acetaldehyde-CoA/alcohol dehydrogenase, which yields MSAKSAGTKVETRTEDTRTAHEIDVLVERARKALDQYMSLTQEDVDRIVLKASVAGLHQHGHLAQLAVAETGRGVFEDKATKNIFACEHVPNSMANLKTVGIIGRDELTGVVEIAEPVGVVCAVTPVTNPTSTTIFKSLIALKTRNPVVFAFHPSAQRSSVEAARIVRDAAVAAGAPDDCIQWVEHPSIEATNTLMHHPGVALILATGGNGMVRAAYSAGKPALGVGAGNVPAYVEKSADLGRAINDVVMSKAFDNGMVCASEQALILDDVVYDDAMRELARLHAYRTTPAEKAMLERLIFGVEASGTNCAGAKLNPKVVGKSPVWIAREAGFEVPDDTSIILAEIDDVGPQEPLSREKLTPVLAVLRARDTEHGVRLAERMVELDGLGHSAAIHTADQELVERYGARVKAVRVLWNSPTSLGGIGDIYNALLPSLTLGCGSYGANSVSNNVSAVNLINVKRIGRRNNNMQWFKVPAKTYFEPNSIQYLAQMRDVHRVTIVTDKVMSRIGVVDRVLDVLARREEKVAIQIIDAVEPEPSVGTVNRGAESMRDFEPDTIIAIGGGSPMDAAKVMWLRYEHPEIEFSDMREKFFDVRKRAYKFPELGGKAKLVCIPTSSGTGAEVTPFAVITDPETGFKYPLADYALTPTVAIVDPVLTDTMPAKLAADSGFDALTHATEAFVSVYANDFTDGLCLQAIKMVFEHIEDSVTQGAAAPKAREKMHNAATIAGMAFGSAMLGIVHAMAHTVGSTFHLVHGRTNAVLLPHVIRYNGQVPTKLTSWPKYERYVAPERFQEIAKHLGLPASTPEEGVESYAKAVEELRAKVGIEPTFAAQGVDEAAFLSRLDDLALRSFEDQCAPANPRMPVLEDMRDILVAAYRGSSREVVRAERLAAHEGASTEDGQAATPPAETVAAG from the coding sequence ATGAGCGCGAAGAGCGCCGGCACGAAGGTCGAGACCCGCACCGAGGACACGCGCACCGCGCACGAGATCGACGTCCTCGTCGAGCGCGCCCGCAAGGCGCTCGACCAGTACATGAGCCTCACGCAGGAGGACGTCGACCGGATCGTCCTCAAGGCATCGGTCGCGGGCCTGCACCAGCACGGTCACCTCGCGCAGCTGGCCGTCGCCGAGACCGGGCGCGGCGTGTTCGAGGACAAGGCGACCAAGAACATCTTCGCGTGCGAGCACGTGCCCAACTCGATGGCGAACCTCAAGACGGTCGGCATCATCGGCCGCGACGAGCTGACGGGCGTCGTCGAGATCGCCGAGCCGGTCGGCGTGGTGTGCGCCGTGACGCCGGTGACCAACCCGACGTCGACCACCATCTTCAAGTCGCTCATCGCGCTCAAGACGCGCAACCCCGTCGTGTTCGCCTTCCACCCGAGCGCGCAACGCTCGTCGGTCGAGGCGGCCCGCATCGTGCGGGACGCCGCCGTGGCCGCCGGCGCGCCCGACGACTGCATCCAGTGGGTCGAGCACCCCTCGATCGAGGCGACCAACACCCTCATGCACCACCCGGGCGTCGCGCTCATCCTCGCGACGGGCGGCAACGGCATGGTCCGCGCGGCCTACTCGGCCGGCAAGCCGGCGCTCGGCGTCGGCGCGGGCAACGTCCCCGCCTACGTCGAGAAGAGCGCCGACCTCGGCCGCGCGATCAACGACGTGGTCATGTCGAAGGCGTTCGACAACGGCATGGTCTGCGCGTCGGAGCAGGCGCTCATCCTCGACGACGTCGTCTACGACGACGCGATGCGCGAGCTGGCCCGGCTGCACGCCTACCGCACGACGCCCGCCGAGAAGGCGATGCTCGAGCGCCTCATCTTCGGCGTCGAGGCGAGCGGCACCAACTGCGCCGGCGCGAAGCTCAACCCGAAGGTCGTGGGCAAGTCGCCCGTGTGGATCGCGCGCGAGGCCGGCTTCGAGGTGCCCGACGACACGTCGATCATCCTCGCGGAGATCGACGACGTGGGCCCGCAGGAGCCGTTGAGCCGCGAGAAGCTCACCCCGGTCCTCGCGGTGCTGCGTGCGCGCGACACCGAGCACGGCGTCCGCCTCGCGGAGCGCATGGTCGAGCTCGACGGCCTGGGCCACTCGGCGGCGATCCACACGGCGGACCAGGAGCTCGTCGAGCGCTACGGCGCGCGGGTCAAGGCCGTGCGCGTGCTGTGGAACAGCCCGACGTCGCTCGGCGGCATCGGCGACATCTACAACGCGCTGCTCCCGTCGCTCACGCTCGGCTGCGGCAGCTACGGCGCGAACTCGGTGTCGAACAACGTGTCGGCGGTCAACCTCATCAACGTCAAGCGGATCGGGCGGCGCAACAACAACATGCAGTGGTTCAAGGTGCCCGCCAAGACGTACTTCGAGCCGAACTCGATCCAGTACCTCGCGCAGATGCGCGACGTGCACCGCGTCACGATCGTCACCGACAAGGTCATGAGCCGCATCGGCGTCGTCGACCGCGTGCTCGACGTCCTCGCGCGCCGCGAGGAGAAGGTCGCGATCCAGATCATCGACGCGGTCGAGCCGGAGCCGAGCGTCGGCACCGTGAACCGCGGCGCCGAGTCGATGCGCGACTTCGAGCCCGACACGATCATCGCGATCGGCGGCGGCTCGCCCATGGACGCGGCCAAGGTCATGTGGCTGCGCTACGAGCACCCGGAGATCGAGTTCTCCGACATGCGGGAGAAGTTCTTCGACGTGCGCAAGCGCGCGTACAAGTTCCCCGAGCTCGGGGGCAAGGCGAAGCTCGTGTGCATCCCGACGTCGTCGGGCACCGGCGCGGAGGTGACGCCGTTCGCGGTCATCACCGACCCCGAGACGGGCTTCAAGTACCCGCTCGCGGACTACGCGCTCACCCCGACCGTCGCGATCGTCGACCCCGTGCTCACGGACACCATGCCCGCCAAGCTCGCGGCCGACTCGGGCTTCGACGCCCTCACGCACGCGACCGAGGCGTTCGTCTCCGTCTACGCGAACGACTTCACCGACGGGCTGTGCCTCCAGGCGATCAAGATGGTCTTCGAGCACATCGAGGACTCGGTCACGCAGGGTGCGGCGGCCCCGAAGGCGCGCGAGAAGATGCACAACGCGGCGACCATCGCGGGCATGGCGTTCGGCTCGGCGATGCTCGGCATCGTGCACGCCATGGCGCACACCGTGGGCTCGACTTTCCACCTCGTGCACGGGCGCACCAACGCGGTGCTCCTGCCGCACGTGATCCGCTACAACGGCCAGGTGCCCACCAAGCTCACGAGCTGGCCCAAGTACGAGCGCTACGTGGCCCCGGAGCGGTTCCAGGAGATCGCGAAGCACCTCGGGCTGCCGGCCTCCACCCCGGAGGAGGGCGTCGAGTCGTACGCGAAGGCGGTCGAGGAGCTGCGCGCCAAGGTCGGCATCGAGCCGACGTTCGCGGCGCAGGGCGTCGACGAGGCGGCGTTCCTCAGCCGCCTCGACGACCTCGCCCTCCGGTCGTTCGAGGACCAGTGCGCCCCGGCGAACCCGCGGATGCCGGTCCTGGAGGACATGCGCGACATCCTCGTCGCGGCCTACCGCGGCAGCAGCCGCGAGGTCGTGCGGGCAGAGCGTCTCGCGGCCCACGAGGGCGCGAGCACCGAGGACGGGCAGGCGGCGACCCCGCCTGCCGAGACCGTGGCGGCCGGCTGA
- a CDS encoding dihydrodipicolinate synthase family protein — protein sequence MTSFCGLLAYPITPLTPSDAPDPHALAALVDGAARAGVDGVVVLASSGAGVTFTPDERDAVVRAAVAAGSAPGAPRVPVHVAVSGASTREVLARARAARDCGADGLVLAPFSYLPLDEHEVVAVFEAVAGTVDLPVCYYNRSVQTAYDLTPEALGHLARTTTVAAVKDPASTPARPTGRVAALRAATAGLGLSVGLSGDPAIVGGAEAADAWHTGLAALVPAEYVALRRARAGGTAPDAQVVDWLRDLTDVLASLRPVSGFHALATLLGVPTAPPRGPSLPVPPDGVARLREVVARRPSTP from the coding sequence GTGACCTCGTTCTGCGGGCTCCTCGCCTACCCGATCACCCCGCTCACCCCCTCGGACGCGCCCGACCCGCACGCGCTCGCCGCCCTCGTGGACGGTGCGGCGCGGGCAGGGGTCGACGGCGTCGTCGTCCTCGCGTCGTCGGGCGCGGGCGTGACGTTCACGCCCGACGAGCGCGACGCCGTCGTGCGCGCCGCCGTCGCGGCGGGCTCGGCGCCCGGCGCGCCGCGCGTCCCCGTGCACGTCGCCGTGAGCGGCGCGTCCACGCGCGAGGTCCTGGCGCGTGCCCGCGCGGCGCGTGACTGCGGGGCGGACGGGCTCGTGCTCGCGCCGTTCTCCTACCTGCCGCTCGACGAGCACGAGGTCGTGGCGGTGTTCGAGGCCGTGGCGGGGACCGTCGACCTGCCGGTCTGCTACTACAACCGGAGCGTCCAGACGGCGTACGACCTCACGCCCGAGGCGCTCGGCCACCTCGCGCGCACCACGACCGTCGCGGCCGTCAAGGACCCGGCGTCCACGCCGGCGCGGCCGACCGGCCGGGTCGCGGCGCTGCGCGCGGCGACGGCGGGGCTCGGCCTGAGCGTCGGGCTCAGCGGCGACCCCGCGATCGTCGGCGGCGCTGAGGCGGCCGACGCCTGGCACACCGGTCTCGCTGCGCTCGTGCCCGCCGAGTACGTCGCGCTGCGGCGCGCCCGGGCCGGGGGCACCGCGCCCGACGCCCAGGTCGTGGACTGGCTGCGCGACCTCACGGACGTCCTGGCCTCGCTGCGCCCGGTGAGCGGGTTCCACGCGCTCGCGACCCTGCTCGGCGTGCCGACCGCTCCCCCGCGCGGCCCGTCGCTGCCCGTCCCGCCCGACGGCGTCGCGCGGCTGCGGGAGGTCGTGGCCCGACGCCCGTCGACGCCCTGA